From Watersipora subatra chromosome 2, tzWatSuba1.1, whole genome shotgun sequence, one genomic window encodes:
- the LOC137388096 gene encoding BSD domain-containing protein 1-like, with product MPSKVTSFLLYKDWTFMVPSAASHAEFWQRYYYKVHQLEQDERQKDDLKSRADILNKDDSEQPWEDYWKADEFVEQTSTRSTTPKQEVAFPPMNVHVELLAALSPDSMTNQSKGTARNTPPASPSKHIQSIPTEISPSSNSCAANADVKPLATMLIDSEFSEKAVLRDANFETAYKSSDKSVTSAVTAEDAFPSDHAAVKNVTDGVAAAVDPGERLEPGVDEEAFVVVSKHSQ from the exons ATGCCCAGCAAAGTGACTTCCTTCCTTCTGTACAAAGACTGGACGTTCATG GTGCCATCGGCTGCCTCACATGCTGAATTTTGGCAGCGCTACTACTACAAGGTGCACCAGTTAGAGCAAGATGAACGACAAAAAGACGATTTGAAGAGCAGAGCCGATATACTCAACAAAGATGATTCTGAACAGCCTTGGGAAG ATTATTGGAAAGCAGATGAATTTGTTGAACAAACTTCTACTCGATCAACAACACCTAAACAGGAAGTAGCCTTTCCTCCcatgaatgtacatgtagaacTGCTTGCTGCTCTTTCACCTGACTCTATGACTAACCAGTCTAAGGGTACAGCTAGAAATACGCCTCCTGCCTCTCCATCCAAACATATTCAAAGCATTCCAACTGAGATTTCGCCAAGCTCTAATTCTTGCGCTGCCAATGCTGATGTGAAGCCCCTTGCAACAATGCTAATTGACAGTGAATTTAGTGAGAAGGCAGTATTACGTGATGCGAACTTTGAAACAGCTTACAAAAGTAGTGACAAAAGTGTAACATCGGCTGTAACAGCAGAAGATGCTTTTCCATCAGATCATGCAGCAGTAAAAAATGTCACAGACGGCGTTGCAGCTGCTGTGGATCCAGGAGAGAGGTTAGAGCCTGGTGTTGATGAAGAAGCCTTTGTCGTAGTCTCAAAACATTCACAATAA